A stretch of Mytilus edulis chromosome 11, xbMytEdul2.2, whole genome shotgun sequence DNA encodes these proteins:
- the LOC139494184 gene encoding myb-like protein X: MWKCLHSENKNKEDKIADSGGKNKATDAKEQTEKKKKDQIDIDAEKNRATNAKEQTEKKNRTDETDNNEENIKNDAIEPKERDYQKESSDTCDLEQKTEETDTESDTPEKELSFEERIQRKSKGNLKEPSSTNLVRVPDESHTKQLEKEFRRKPFNYYTLMVVNIPGLSDIPDNIQTCKLETIGGNHSRIALKNILKDKELSSEERKKYEERLCAVYCSLTPQEAKRVGLEHNTIHRFGKDIDIFARIECFRSALFQRTGFNKKSDTKTKETPVDKNLLNEWKNDLEMITGVENRKKLNNKFRFELFVAQFSTPCWLQLRTFIDNFKGSKRKQKNKISGRQLRCLDGLKEKTIFDLLQKNNYQHVDFCKFKAMCDEHKSKSSSVTSKGKHKATLKNAVTEEETTEPDGEEKTITITEEDVVSESPSDASERDEYKLLYLKNKASSKP; the protein is encoded by the exons ATGTGGAAATGTCTTCATTCCG AAAATAAGAACAAAGAAGACAAAATTGCTGACAGCGGAGGAAAAAATAAAGCAACCGATGCAAAGGAGCAAACAG aaaaaaagaaaaaagaccaaattGATATCGACGCAGAAAAAAATAGAGCAACAAATGCAAAGGAACAAACAG AGAAGAAGAATAGAACAGATGAAACAGATAACAACGAAGAGAATATAAAAAATGACGCAATTGAGCCTAAAG AAAGAGATTACCAAAAAGAGTCTTCAGATACATGTGACTTAGAACAAAAGACAGAAGAGACAGACACTGAAa GTGACACACCAGAAAAGGAACTTAGCTTCGAAGAACGAATACAAAGAAAATCCAAAG GAAACCTCAAAGAGCCTTCATCTACAAATCTCGTTAGAGTTCCAGATGAATCCCATACTAAGCAGTTAGAAAAGGAATTTAGGAGAAAACCTTTCAACTACTACACACTTATGGTAGTAAACATACCTGGATTATCTGATATTCCAGATAATATACAAACTTGTAAATTGGAGACCATAGGTGGTAACCATTCAAGAATAGCCTTGAAAAACATATTGAAAGACAAAGAATTGAGTTCAGAAGAACGAAAAAAATACGAGGAACGCTTGTGTGCCGTATACTGCTCTCTAACACCACAAGAAGCCAAGCGAGTTGGACTGGAGCACAATACAATTCACAGATTTGGAAAGGATATAGATATCTTTGCAAGAATTGAGTGTTTTCGTTCAGCCTTGTTTCAAAGGACTGGATTCAATAAAAAATCAGACACCAAAACTAAAGAAACACCAGTAGACAAAAATTTACTGAATGAATGGAAAAACGACTTAGAGATGATAACAGGAGTCGAAAAT aggAAGAAACTGAATAATAAATTTCGTTTCGAATTGTTTGTGGCCCAGTTTTCAACACCATGCTGGTTACAACTGAGAACCTTTATTGATAACTTTAAAGGTAGCAAacgtaaacaaaaaaataagataagtGGAAGACAGTTACGGTGCTTAGATGGGTTAAAGGAAAAGACTATTTTCGACCTTCTTCAGAAGAACAACTACCAGCATGTTGACTTCTGCAAATTCAAAGCCATGTGTGACGAACATAAATCAAAGTCATCGTCAGT GACATCAAAAGGGAAGCACAAGGCCACATTAAAAAATGCTGTAACTGAAGAAGAAACAACTGAACCC GATGGTGAAGAAAAAACTATCACTATTACTGAAGAAGATGTGGTTAGTGAAAGTCCAAGTGATGCATCTGAAAGAGACGAGTATAAACTTCTGTACTTAAAGAATAAGGCAAGTAGTAAACCATAG
- the LOC139495485 gene encoding uncharacterized protein has protein sequence MKQKYTELKNSFEQEKLSSQNCKCEADTLKKEVSDLKKKLGNIFKENKELKEDINKRKLASVTDFCASNISVDLNPSPRKKLCTENKTEKHDGKRKGQMNEENTEYKNGEKVLCFWKQDQKWYETNIIEKRSKGYFVKFVLDGVERVLKQKDIKKKKTGKR, from the exons ATGAAGCAAAAATATACAGAACTTAAAAATAGTTTCGAACAAGAAAAGTTGAGTAGCCAAAATTGTAAATGTGAAGCTGATACGCTTAAAAAAGAAGTTAGTGATCTGAAG aagaaattaGGTAATATCTTCAAAGAAAACAAAGAATTGAAAGAAGACATAAACAAACGGAAGTTGGCATCCGTGACAG ATTTTTGTGCCAGTAATATCTCTGTAGATCTTAATCCATCCCCAAGAAAAAAACTatgtacagaaaataaaacaGAGAAACATGATGGGAAAAGGAAAGGTCAAATGAATGAG GAAAACACAGAGTACAAGAACGGAGAAAAGGTTTTATGCTTTTGGAAGCAGGACCAGAAGTGGTATGAAACTAATATCATAGAAAAAAGGAGTAAAG gatACTTTGTTAAATTTGTACTTGATGGAGTAGAGAGAGTTCTCAAGCAAAAggacataaaaaagaagaagacTGGAAAAAGATGA